One window of Merismopedia glauca CCAP 1448/3 genomic DNA carries:
- a CDS encoding NfeD family protein, with amino-acid sequence MFLNPTVLWLLAGSILCLMEFFLPTAFNAFSLGVGALLVGALTMVIRLSVGLQIFLWMLLSLGFVYLSHRLLSQGKAHTLPEATEGETLTEILPGKTGRVLYEGNSWQARCLERSQSIGIGEKVYVVERKGTTLIVMPANYLLQS; translated from the coding sequence ATGTTTCTGAATCCTACAGTGTTGTGGTTATTAGCAGGATCTATACTTTGCTTAATGGAATTCTTTTTACCTACAGCCTTTAATGCCTTTTCCTTGGGAGTTGGTGCTTTGCTAGTTGGCGCTCTCACTATGGTAATTCGCCTATCTGTCGGATTACAGATATTTTTGTGGATGTTATTGTCTTTAGGATTTGTCTATTTAAGCCACCGCTTGTTATCCCAAGGCAAAGCTCATACCTTGCCAGAAGCAACAGAAGGTGAAACTTTAACTGAAATTTTACCAGGAAAGACAGGTAGAGTACTGTATGAAGGTAATTCTTGGCAAGCTCGTTGCTTGGAACGTAGCCAAAGTATTGGTATTGGCGAGAAAGTATATGTAGTTGAGCGTAAAGGAACTACGTTAATCGTTATGCCAGCTAATTACTTGCTTCAAAGCTAA
- a CDS encoding SPFH domain-containing protein: MEQIFGLIIALFLGGSAFSGVKIIRQGDEALVETLGKYNGKRLTPGLNFVVPVYQRVAFQTTIRERVIDIPPQACITRDNVTITADAVVYWRIVDLEKAYYKVENLQSAMVNLVLTQIRAEMGQLDLDETFTARTQINEILLRDLDVATDPWGVKVTRVELRDIIPSQAVQESMELQMSAERRKRAAILNSEGERESAINSARGQAEARVLDAEARQKSVILDAEAQQKALLLRAQAEYRQQLLKAQAIAESSELIAEKIRNNPQAAQSLEVLFALGYLDMGATIGKSDSSKVMFIDPRSIPATLEGIRTIVGEMSSEKAINSDRSA, translated from the coding sequence ATGGAACAAATATTTGGTTTGATTATTGCGTTGTTTTTGGGTGGATCTGCTTTTTCTGGGGTGAAAATTATTCGCCAAGGTGATGAAGCTTTAGTGGAAACTCTGGGTAAATATAACGGGAAAAGATTAACCCCAGGACTTAATTTTGTGGTTCCAGTTTATCAAAGAGTTGCCTTTCAAACCACGATTCGGGAAAGAGTCATCGATATTCCGCCACAAGCTTGTATTACTCGCGATAATGTAACTATCACAGCCGATGCAGTAGTTTATTGGCGGATTGTCGATTTAGAAAAGGCTTACTATAAGGTAGAAAATTTGCAATCGGCGATGGTAAATTTAGTCTTGACACAAATTCGTGCCGAAATGGGACAATTGGACTTAGATGAGACTTTTACGGCTCGTACCCAAATCAATGAAATTTTGTTGCGAGATCTAGATGTAGCTACCGATCCTTGGGGTGTCAAGGTAACTCGCGTGGAGTTAAGAGACATTATTCCTTCTCAAGCTGTTCAAGAATCGATGGAATTGCAGATGTCAGCCGAAAGGCGCAAACGAGCAGCGATTTTGAATTCTGAAGGAGAGCGGGAATCAGCGATTAATAGCGCCAGAGGACAAGCAGAAGCTAGAGTATTAGATGCCGAAGCTAGGCAGAAATCTGTGATTTTGGATGCGGAAGCTCAACAAAAGGCTTTATTATTGAGAGCGCAAGCTGAATATCGCCAGCAATTACTGAAAGCTCAAGCTATAGCTGAATCTTCGGAGTTAATTGCCGAAAAAATTCGGAATAATCCCCAAGCGGCTCAATCTTTAGAAGTATTATTTGCTTTAGGTTATTTGGATATGGGAGCAACTATTGGTAAAAGCGATAGTAGTAAGGTAATGTTCATCGATCCACGCAGTATTCCTGCGACTTTAGAGGGTATTCGCACGATTGTTGGAGAAATGTCCTCAGAAAAAGCTATAAATTCGGATCGTTCAGCCTAA
- the upp gene encoding uracil phosphoribosyltransferase — MTLQLRIYVPPHPLIQHWLGVARDAQTPGSLFKTAIAELGRWLTYEAIRDWLPTVETTVETPLAPCPATFVNPEVPIAVIPILRAGLALLEGAQSLLPLASVYHLGLVRDEETLEPSCYLNKLPPKFAPETRVIITEPMLATGGTIMKTMEELTQRGIDPALIRIISVVVAPPALQKLSEKYPGLKIYAATIDEQVNEHGYIIPGLGDAGDRAFGT; from the coding sequence ATGACTTTGCAACTCCGTATTTACGTTCCCCCTCATCCCCTAATTCAGCATTGGTTAGGTGTGGCGCGGGATGCTCAAACCCCTGGTTCTTTGTTTAAAACTGCGATCGCCGAATTAGGACGTTGGCTGACTTATGAAGCCATCAGGGATTGGCTACCTACCGTCGAAACGACTGTTGAAACCCCTTTAGCACCTTGCCCTGCTACTTTTGTTAATCCTGAAGTTCCCATAGCCGTAATTCCGATTTTACGGGCTGGCTTGGCTTTGTTAGAAGGCGCTCAGTCTTTGTTACCTTTAGCTTCTGTGTACCATCTAGGATTAGTGCGCGATGAAGAAACCCTAGAACCAAGTTGCTATTTAAATAAATTACCCCCAAAATTTGCCCCAGAAACTAGAGTTATTATTACAGAACCGATGTTGGCGACTGGGGGGACAATTATGAAGACAATGGAGGAATTAACCCAAAGAGGCATAGATCCAGCTTTAATCAGAATTATCTCTGTTGTCGTTGCCCCTCCAGCTTTACAAAAACTCAGTGAAAAATACCCTGGATTGAAGATTTACGCGGCTACCATTGACGAACAGGTCAACGAACATGGATATATTATTCCAGGTTTAGGAGATGCAGGCGATCGCGCTTTTGGTACTTAA
- the xrtO gene encoding exosortase O — MLTKTRTLPWEIHGNSLGGIALAIWWFYVNISSVEWLFTSLNDTSLFNLVLITLVVVGLGILGFWQRQQLSFSPIPQWNRLPVRLILGTGVGGIVLRWSVDIPHLSVILFLIGTYGLLGLFINPKIWRSGLAVAVLFSVVFPFSLPVSVGVGFPIRVMTAYAVEHLLTNWGLPATSSHDIILLEGKVAYVDLPCSGLKSLWTGTLFLLAATWLENRLINWRWLGILLIHILLLIGANIGRVTVLVLINNVLKQPEVAHIVHFPMGIVGFSTACLISWWLLRGVERNEESFGGLNWSRFRSRQGVLDKDRWLLAKVAQKADREVIQELNWVRKTGVILFLTGLVLIPQPLPSQSQVLDVKGLNLPGIIQSQDLPLTEFESNFFDGYKDTQAVKKKFKIGDLSGSLLLVSTTSWQAHHAPELCLIGNGLEVDEMTKKRLAKDVNGRWLSLNNNRASATYWFQSPHRTTDEFLDRFWSDVTRQEKSWTLVSVLFDRSISSDAPEVKTLVDDLHQSLIALQ, encoded by the coding sequence ATGCTGACGAAAACACGAACTCTTCCCTGGGAAATACATGGAAATAGCTTGGGAGGAATTGCACTAGCTATTTGGTGGTTTTATGTGAATATTTCGTCTGTAGAATGGTTATTCACTTCTTTAAACGATACATCCCTATTTAACTTAGTTCTAATCACTTTAGTTGTAGTTGGTTTAGGAATCCTAGGATTTTGGCAGCGCCAGCAACTAAGTTTTTCACCCATACCCCAATGGAATAGACTACCTGTTCGTTTAATCTTGGGAACTGGGGTAGGTGGAATAGTGTTGCGTTGGTCTGTGGATATTCCCCATCTATCAGTAATTTTATTCTTAATCGGAACATATGGATTATTAGGGTTATTTATTAATCCTAAAATTTGGCGCTCTGGATTAGCTGTTGCGGTGTTATTTTCTGTCGTATTTCCTTTTAGTTTACCAGTTAGTGTCGGTGTGGGATTTCCCATCCGAGTTATGACGGCATATGCGGTAGAACATTTACTCACAAATTGGGGATTACCTGCTACTTCTTCTCATGACATTATCTTGTTAGAAGGCAAGGTTGCGTATGTAGATCTTCCTTGTAGTGGGTTGAAAAGTCTGTGGACGGGTACACTATTTTTATTAGCAGCAACTTGGCTGGAAAATAGACTAATTAATTGGCGTTGGCTAGGAATTTTATTAATACATATTCTACTTTTGATTGGGGCTAATATTGGACGAGTTACGGTGTTAGTTTTGATTAATAATGTGTTGAAGCAACCTGAAGTAGCTCATATAGTTCATTTTCCAATGGGGATTGTGGGATTTAGTACTGCTTGTTTGATTAGTTGGTGGTTATTACGGGGAGTGGAGAGGAATGAGGAGAGTTTTGGTGGCTTGAATTGGAGTAGATTTAGATCGCGTCAAGGCGTATTAGATAAAGATAGGTGGCTTCTCGCAAAAGTGGCGCAAAAGGCAGATAGAGAGGTTATTCAAGAGTTAAATTGGGTGAGAAAAACGGGAGTAATTTTGTTTCTAACGGGATTGGTTTTGATTCCTCAGCCGCTACCAAGTCAGAGTCAAGTTTTAGATGTAAAGGGGTTGAATTTACCAGGAATAATTCAAAGTCAAGATTTACCGTTGACTGAGTTTGAATCTAATTTTTTTGATGGTTATAAAGATACTCAAGCGGTGAAAAAAAAGTTTAAGATTGGAGATTTATCTGGTTCTTTGTTATTAGTTAGTACTACTTCTTGGCAGGCTCATCATGCACCTGAGTTGTGTTTAATAGGGAATGGATTAGAAGTTGATGAGATGACTAAAAAAAGGTTAGCCAAAGATGTAAATGGACGTTGGTTATCACTCAATAATAATCGAGCAAGTGCGACTTATTGGTTTCAATCTCCTCATCGAACAACCGATGAATTTTTAGATCGGTTTTGGAGTGATGTTACTCGTCAAGAAAAGTCTTGGACTTTGGTTTCGGTGTTATTTGATCGCTCTATTTCTAGTGATGCTCCTGAAGTTAAAACTTTAGTTGACGATCTTCATCAATCTCTCATTGCACTTCAATAA
- a CDS encoding YggT family protein: MNLLTQSLYYFLQIYIFLLVVRILLTWLPGVGWATQVMETLSPVTDPYLDLFRSFIPPLGGSIDISPMLAILVLQVIAGLFSAGATSTVGYYQP, translated from the coding sequence ATGAACTTGCTGACTCAGAGCCTCTACTACTTTTTGCAAATCTATATATTTTTGCTCGTCGTTCGTATTTTACTGACTTGGTTGCCTGGTGTAGGTTGGGCAACCCAAGTCATGGAAACTTTGAGTCCTGTCACCGATCCTTATCTGGATCTATTCCGTTCATTTATCCCCCCACTAGGTGGCAGCATTGATATATCTCCAATGCTAGCCATTTTAGTCCTGCAAGTCATCGCGGGACTATTCTCGGCTGGTGCCACTTCTACAGTTGGCTACTATCAACCTTAA
- a CDS encoding TIGR02921 family PEP-CTERM protein, protein MKLNKVWEIPFQIYFWLFNSALLFLGYLGLLPFLGTVFVTDALAGELPLDFFLPLIGLVGVPTASAIIGRLPIYRKPISLVQVFYGAEAPLLVLCVIRFFCLRQLNPAVSLILMTGCLAIGSYLYRLIKGDSENSIIAWVQLGCQALMLVTACYLGVLTLVYAIPFVWGFLVGIFYLFTNSSSLLALLQSLSFIILYAFPILLILVILLAIATTPFGLVILYLKSWRSHLNYFVSRYGGVPAVLGTTGVIFGWIGLLLTLQQQPQTWVLTALNQPVKTPEIRQALIQKSPQIRDGLLNAYLSQYRYLDSSDRTTNIGYLYQSVFGLQEPTTKSLDSIYKALFAPFLYQGKSTDSQQANKFYAEFFDTPILRAEKSEISAAVGATFNRGEAKAGLLDINQKKVWLKEQKVTVKPHENWGDVEIYEVYENKTSSQQEVVYNFSLPQSAVMTGVWLGNSGDRSQAFPFSVSPRGAAQKVYTQEVNRRVDPALLEQIGPGNYRLRAFPVVPTQPLHLWLKYQVLQETNTKAGNFPLPQLSEKRNIFWTNDTKRTYNGKSIKNVSDDAWFADRIGGRLINNLSYTVNLDGYQVTAKPLSPSDYRLPQGKKLAVVLDTSYSMTKQSGEVKKTLDWVRSQVTPSNDVDLYITASIGGTPQRIDDLQAFDLNKVTFYGTLQPYQMLQQLTQLQGNSNYDAIVLVTDKGSYELSDEKNTIPKPSAPLWMVHLGGIQPAYDDPTFDAIQASGGGVGTEISEVIQRMATQTALGSNVASVSDGYIWEVKRESGVRSQESGVRDDFTPLAARQLITYLATQRNLKDVKSLDEIHSLAKRSQIVTPYSSMIVLVNEQQKQALKQAENQSDRFNRQVEDKQLPQPTSLGIPNVTATPEPEEWMLIGISILGLGAIAYRRQLKLANSK, encoded by the coding sequence ATGAAACTAAATAAGGTTTGGGAAATACCGTTTCAAATTTACTTTTGGCTGTTCAATTCAGCACTTTTGTTTCTCGGATATTTGGGTTTATTACCATTCCTTGGTACGGTTTTTGTGACTGACGCTTTGGCTGGTGAATTACCTTTAGATTTCTTTTTACCGTTGATTGGTTTGGTGGGTGTACCAACTGCTTCGGCAATTATTGGCAGATTGCCTATATACCGCAAACCAATTTCTTTGGTGCAGGTATTTTATGGTGCGGAAGCACCTCTATTGGTTTTGTGTGTAATTCGTTTCTTTTGTTTGCGTCAGTTGAATCCGGCGGTTAGTTTAATTTTAATGACTGGATGTTTGGCTATTGGTTCCTATTTATATAGATTAATTAAGGGAGATAGTGAGAATTCAATTATTGCTTGGGTTCAGTTAGGATGCCAAGCTTTAATGTTAGTTACGGCTTGTTATTTAGGAGTTTTGACTCTAGTTTATGCGATCCCTTTCGTGTGGGGATTTCTGGTGGGTATATTTTACCTTTTTACTAATAGTTCAAGTTTATTAGCTTTGCTCCAATCTTTATCTTTCATCATCCTTTATGCTTTTCCGATTCTGCTAATATTAGTTATTTTATTGGCGATCGCCACTACTCCTTTTGGATTAGTTATCCTCTATCTTAAATCTTGGCGATCGCATCTCAATTATTTTGTTTCTCGTTATGGAGGAGTTCCGGCGGTACTAGGAACTACTGGCGTTATCTTTGGTTGGATTGGGTTGTTATTAACTTTGCAACAGCAACCCCAAACCTGGGTATTAACAGCTTTGAATCAACCAGTAAAAACACCAGAAATAAGACAAGCTTTAATCCAAAAGTCGCCTCAGATTAGGGATGGTTTATTAAATGCTTATCTATCTCAATATCGGTATTTAGATAGTAGCGATCGCACGACGAATATTGGCTATTTATATCAATCAGTTTTTGGATTGCAGGAACCCACTACAAAATCTTTAGATAGTATCTACAAAGCTTTATTTGCACCGTTTTTATATCAAGGAAAAAGTACAGATTCTCAACAAGCCAATAAATTCTATGCTGAGTTCTTTGATACTCCTATATTAAGGGCGGAAAAATCGGAAATATCAGCAGCCGTTGGCGCAACTTTTAATCGAGGAGAAGCTAAGGCTGGATTGTTAGATATTAATCAGAAAAAGGTTTGGTTGAAAGAGCAAAAGGTGACAGTAAAACCTCATGAGAATTGGGGAGATGTTGAGATTTATGAGGTATACGAAAACAAAACATCAAGTCAACAAGAAGTAGTCTATAACTTCTCTTTACCCCAAAGTGCAGTGATGACGGGAGTATGGTTGGGAAATAGTGGCGATCGCTCCCAAGCTTTCCCTTTTAGTGTATCTCCTCGTGGTGCGGCTCAAAAAGTTTACACTCAAGAGGTGAACCGACGAGTAGATCCAGCTTTATTAGAACAAATTGGACCAGGAAATTATCGTTTAAGAGCTTTTCCTGTAGTTCCTACACAACCACTGCACTTATGGCTCAAGTATCAGGTTTTACAAGAGACTAATACTAAGGCTGGTAATTTCCCTTTACCCCAATTGAGTGAGAAGCGCAATATATTTTGGACGAACGACACGAAACGCACTTACAATGGTAAATCTATCAAAAATGTCTCTGATGACGCTTGGTTCGCCGATCGCATAGGCGGTAGACTCATAAATAACCTGAGCTATACCGTTAATTTAGATGGTTATCAAGTCACAGCTAAACCCCTATCTCCATCCGATTATCGTCTCCCTCAAGGGAAGAAATTAGCCGTGGTTTTGGATACTTCCTATAGCATGACTAAGCAATCGGGTGAAGTGAAGAAAACGTTAGATTGGGTGCGATCGCAAGTCACCCCCAGCAATGACGTAGATCTCTACATCACCGCATCTATTGGGGGAACTCCACAGAGAATTGACGATCTACAAGCCTTTGATTTGAATAAAGTCACTTTCTACGGCACTTTGCAGCCATACCAGATGTTGCAGCAACTTACTCAACTCCAAGGTAACAGTAACTACGATGCGATCGTCTTAGTTACCGATAAAGGTAGTTACGAACTCTCTGATGAAAAGAATACTATCCCAAAGCCATCTGCGCCTCTGTGGATGGTACATTTAGGAGGAATCCAACCTGCTTACGACGATCCTACCTTTGATGCAATTCAAGCTAGTGGTGGCGGTGTGGGAACCGAAATCTCAGAAGTAATCCAACGGATGGCGACTCAGACAGCTTTAGGATCGAATGTGGCTAGTGTCAGCGATGGATATATCTGGGAAGTCAAAAGGGAGTCAGGAGTCAGGAGTCAGGAGTCAGGAGTTAGAGATGATTTTACGCCTTTAGCTGCGAGACAATTGATTACCTACCTTGCTACTCAAAGAAATCTTAAAGATGTGAAAAGTTTAGACGAGATTCACAGCTTAGCCAAACGCAGCCAAATTGTGACTCCATATTCTTCTATGATTGTGCTAGTTAACGAGCAGCAAAAACAAGCATTGAAGCAAGCAGAAAACCAAAGCGATCGCTTTAATCGTCAAGTAGAAGACAAGCAGCTACCCCAACCTACTAGCCTAGGTATACCCAACGTTACCGCTACCCCCGAACCCGAAGAATGGATGTTAATTGGGATTAGTATCTTGGGATTAGGGGCGATCGCCTACCGTCGTCAACTGAAATTAGCTAACTCTAAGTAA
- a CDS encoding protein phosphatase 2C domain-containing protein — MKNSYLWGATPTAEPIPMGTIIGDRYQVIAPNIWLDNSPQVLPSVKEPIPEEVFPYLRLYPYRLHLPEVQTVVEVAPATNILLLDNVPIETNGSLMPSIIEAWAEASSVRKVNWLWQILELWEPLEVLQVVSSLLIPENLRVDGWRVRLVQLDLENPNPGELGMQKLGRSWQDWFSSIQSPINPELDRIYQLLQVANISLSEVKEQLNQLLLLEAQGNSFQVKVAGGTDIGAQRRQNEDCCYPVAADFESNRFLASHLAIVSDGVGGHDAGEVASHLAVSSMKLQVQALLRELALNQELITPDVITEILATSVRVTNNLIMARNDEQSRNLRQRMATTLVMALQLPQSSGEVYIVHVGDSRAYWLSREGIVQLTVDDNVMTEVVSEGKSFMASAITRKDAAALTQALGVQAGELLNPRVNRFMVEEEGLLLLCSDGLSDNELLELHGAEYARQVLSGEKSVNEALKSLIEFANEYNGHDNISVVLTHFKAGLPQDSPELTPVIPEAKSAPPQPTPKPNHQTSWILTFVIAGLAIAGTVILALAMLSDRVPKPQPSQSQESGVRSNN, encoded by the coding sequence ATGAAAAATAGTTATTTGTGGGGAGCCACTCCCACGGCGGAACCGATTCCTATGGGAACTATAATAGGCGATCGCTATCAAGTCATCGCGCCTAATATCTGGTTAGATAATAGCCCCCAAGTACTACCATCCGTCAAGGAGCCAATTCCAGAGGAAGTATTTCCCTATCTGCGGCTTTACCCCTACAGATTGCATCTTCCCGAAGTTCAGACGGTGGTGGAAGTAGCACCAGCTACTAATATTTTACTTTTAGATAACGTGCCGATCGAGACAAATGGCAGCCTCATGCCTTCTATTATAGAAGCTTGGGCTGAAGCCTCGTCAGTTCGCAAAGTTAACTGGTTATGGCAGATATTGGAGTTATGGGAACCCTTAGAAGTCTTACAAGTAGTTTCTAGTTTATTAATTCCAGAGAACTTGCGAGTTGACGGTTGGCGGGTGCGTTTGGTACAACTCGACTTAGAAAACCCCAATCCAGGGGAATTGGGAATGCAGAAATTAGGAAGAAGTTGGCAAGATTGGTTTAGCAGCATTCAATCGCCAATCAACCCAGAATTAGATCGGATTTACCAACTACTGCAAGTCGCAAATATTTCCCTGTCTGAGGTGAAAGAACAGCTAAATCAACTACTGCTATTAGAAGCTCAAGGTAATTCCTTTCAAGTCAAAGTTGCAGGAGGAACTGATATTGGCGCTCAACGCCGACAAAATGAGGATTGTTGCTATCCCGTAGCTGCGGATTTCGAGAGTAATCGCTTTTTGGCAAGTCATCTAGCCATAGTCTCCGATGGGGTTGGCGGTCATGATGCGGGAGAAGTAGCTAGTCATTTGGCAGTATCATCAATGAAGCTGCAAGTGCAAGCTTTGTTGAGAGAATTGGCTCTAAATCAAGAACTTATTACCCCAGATGTAATCACCGAAATCCTAGCTACCAGCGTTCGAGTGACTAATAATCTGATTATGGCTCGTAATGACGAACAGAGTCGAAATTTGCGCCAAAGAATGGCAACTACCCTGGTTATGGCATTACAACTACCCCAATCTTCAGGTGAAGTGTATATCGTTCATGTGGGGGATAGTCGCGCTTACTGGCTGTCTCGTGAAGGGATAGTTCAACTCACTGTAGATGATAATGTGATGACTGAAGTTGTGTCAGAAGGTAAGAGTTTTATGGCTTCCGCCATAACTCGTAAAGATGCTGCGGCTTTGACTCAAGCTTTAGGAGTACAAGCAGGAGAGTTGCTTAATCCTAGAGTCAATCGATTCATGGTGGAAGAGGAAGGATTGCTATTATTATGCTCCGATGGGTTGAGTGATAACGAACTGTTAGAGTTGCATGGGGCAGAATATGCTCGACAGGTGTTATCTGGAGAAAAGTCTGTCAATGAAGCACTGAAATCTCTAATTGAGTTCGCCAATGAATACAATGGTCATGATAATATTTCTGTGGTTTTGACTCATTTTAAAGCTGGATTGCCCCAAGATTCTCCCGAATTGACTCCAGTCATTCCAGAAGCAAAGTCAGCACCACCTCAACCTACTCCCAAACCCAATCATCAAACTAGCTGGATTTTGACATTCGTTATTGCCGGACTAGCGATCGCTGGTACAGTGATCCTAGCTTTAGCCATGTTGTCAGATCGTGTCCCCAAACCTCAACCCAGTCAGAGTCAGGAGTCAGGAGTCAGGAGTAACAATTAA
- a CDS encoding lysyl oxidase family protein, with product MATNSVFNSFMKTVFRVFSGLLIFLSLNFGKGLLAQTFTGSVGLVPDLQTVVPTHVQLVHQQGQDILRFSNGIANTGDGDWALRPNNQGQTSTTIQEIRDINGKVVLEHPATTFAYHPAHRHWHVGDIARFEIRSGSPIGPIVGNNSVKVTFCLIDWYKLNDNAPTSEKKFWDCDSPNSYQGISPGWVDQYRHSVIGQQIDMTSVPDGIYYLLSTSDPENKFVEKDNTNNTAWVNFRLYQQGNGNRKIEILGHSPCANSGLCGEKVPNR from the coding sequence ATGGCAACAAACTCTGTCTTTAATAGTTTTATGAAAACAGTTTTTCGAGTTTTTAGCGGATTATTAATCTTTTTATCCCTCAATTTTGGTAAAGGGTTACTAGCACAAACTTTCACAGGATCTGTAGGACTTGTCCCCGATTTACAAACTGTTGTTCCCACCCACGTACAATTAGTTCACCAACAAGGACAAGATATTTTACGCTTTTCTAATGGTATTGCAAATACTGGAGATGGAGATTGGGCGCTTAGACCTAATAATCAAGGTCAAACCAGCACAACCATTCAAGAAATTAGAGATATAAATGGTAAGGTAGTATTAGAGCATCCAGCTACAACTTTTGCCTATCATCCCGCACATAGACATTGGCACGTTGGAGATATTGCGCGGTTTGAAATTCGTTCTGGTAGTCCTATTGGACCGATTGTTGGTAATAATTCAGTTAAAGTAACTTTCTGTTTAATTGATTGGTATAAACTGAACGATAACGCCCCGACTTCAGAAAAGAAATTTTGGGATTGCGATAGTCCAAATAGTTATCAAGGAATTTCTCCTGGTTGGGTAGATCAATACCGTCATTCTGTGATTGGTCAACAAATAGATATGACTAGTGTTCCTGATGGCATATACTATCTACTTAGTACTAGCGATCCAGAAAATAAGTTTGTCGAAAAAGACAACACAAATAACACCGCATGGGTCAATTTTCGTCTCTATCAACAAGGAAATGGTAACCGAAAAATTGAAATCTTAGGTCATTCTCCTTGTGCT